A genomic segment from Actinomycetota bacterium encodes:
- a CDS encoding FAD-dependent oxidoreductase — translation MSDYDAIVVGAGIAGLGVATQLQQAGKRTLLLETYPRPGGRMQSYDLPGGYRVDTGLHLIEMGDKGYCHQLGTRVGVEFEWASFSTTLDLYQDGEWRDMQSFIRLTDEEKALFIEVMKGVAAMEEEDFRAWDNRSFDQWLDEKGISGSLREVWENMSMIMTTIPDTREQSAGECLYIAREALRKGRAVLIAAYPRGGMGGIINPLAVAFQEMGGRLELGRRVEMVVFEGRKVIGVKVAREGGSPIAREWRVPSTDLVTAPLVVLALPIWHLDKVLDFDRRYSPLPSWWLKRIEDIRGERTGLLGYIIATRRPLYERTVFMSALRSPRTGLPFQAFAPTAFDPGVAPPDRYLLVTDNVVEPEEVEDKFSRDRLLEAHWEDVKEMYRFEDGEVEFAIPYYTAGCDGLARKPGLTGDFKPDVQAPGVYGLYFAGDTYLGRGLAIEGAARSAILCVERILG, via the coding sequence ATGAGCGACTACGACGCCATCGTGGTGGGTGCGGGTATCGCTGGGCTGGGGGTGGCCACCCAGCTGCAGCAGGCGGGGAAGAGGACCCTCCTTTTGGAGACGTATCCCCGGCCGGGAGGCCGCATGCAGTCCTACGACCTGCCGGGAGGCTACCGGGTGGACACCGGCCTGCACCTCATCGAGATGGGGGACAAGGGGTACTGCCACCAGCTGGGGACCAGGGTGGGGGTGGAGTTCGAGTGGGCCTCCTTTTCCACCACCCTGGACCTCTACCAGGACGGGGAGTGGCGGGACATGCAGTCCTTCATCCGCCTCACGGACGAGGAGAAGGCCCTCTTCATCGAGGTCATGAAGGGGGTGGCGGCCATGGAGGAGGAAGACTTCCGGGCCTGGGACAACCGCTCCTTCGACCAGTGGCTGGACGAGAAGGGCATCTCCGGCAGCCTGCGCGAGGTGTGGGAGAACATGAGCATGATCATGACCACCATTCCCGACACCCGCGAGCAGTCCGCGGGGGAGTGCCTGTACATCGCCCGGGAAGCCCTGCGCAAGGGACGCGCGGTGCTCATCGCCGCCTATCCCCGGGGAGGCATGGGTGGGATAATCAACCCCCTGGCGGTTGCCTTCCAGGAAATGGGAGGCCGGCTGGAGCTGGGCCGCAGGGTGGAGATGGTGGTCTTCGAGGGGCGCAAGGTAATCGGGGTGAAGGTGGCCCGGGAGGGTGGAAGCCCCATCGCCCGGGAATGGCGCGTCCCCTCCACCGACCTGGTCACCGCCCCCCTGGTGGTGCTGGCCCTTCCCATCTGGCACCTGGACAAAGTCCTGGACTTCGACCGGCGCTACTCCCCGCTTCCCTCCTGGTGGCTGAAGCGTATCGAGGACATCCGCGGGGAGCGCACCGGCCTTTTGGGTTACATCATCGCCACCCGCAGACCGCTTTACGAGCGCACGGTTTTCATGTCCGCCCTGCGTTCCCCGCGCACCGGGCTTCCCTTCCAGGCCTTCGCTCCCACCGCCTTCGACCCCGGCGTGGCCCCGCCCGACCGCTACCTCCTGGTCACCGACAACGTGGTGGAGCCGGAGGAAGTGGAGGACAAGTTCAGCCGGGACCGCCTGCTGGAGGCCCACTGGGAGGACGTCAAGGAGATGTACCGCTTCGAGGACGGGGAGGTGGAGTTCGCCATCCCCTATTACACCGCGGGTTGCGACGGCCTGGCCCGCAAGCCGGGGCTCACCGGGGATTTCAAGCCTGACGTTCAGGCCCCGGGCGTGTACGGCCTCTACTTCGCCGGGGACACCTACCTGGGACGTGGCCTGGCCATCGAGGGGGCGGCTCGCTCGGCCATCCTCTGCGTGGAGCGCATCCTGGGCTGA
- a CDS encoding MoaD/ThiS family protein, whose product MRVRVRFTGLIRHHLGDKEKEFELPEGSRLGDLLKMVGREYASRMPAQMWDAENERFHPLIVAMRKGEPSSGADTPLRDGDEIFLLSRMAGG is encoded by the coding sequence ATGCGGGTGAGGGTGCGTTTCACGGGCTTGATACGGCATCACCTGGGTGACAAGGAAAAGGAATTCGAGCTGCCGGAGGGTTCCCGCCTGGGAGACCTGCTGAAGATGGTGGGAAGGGAATACGCCTCGCGCATGCCGGCCCAGATGTGGGACGCGGAGAACGAGAGGTTTCATCCCCTCATCGTGGCCATGCGCAAGGGGGAGCCCTCTTCCGGCGCGGACACCCCCTTGCGCGACGGGGACGAGATATTCCTCCTTTCTCGCATGGCCGGAGGATGA
- a CDS encoding radical SAM protein has translation MEKDSLNPVIISDAWGYGLLETKPHPLWQVRYAAIRNKALLVPEYGAMYIAAFLKKHGWEPRVLNLVADVFREESWFREREEGLPDDFRSTAPVGGEEALALMRKNLEDSLRDLQPRVVLFPISIYYIALHAREMLHRLREMLPEAVLVTGGIYATLHSQEIMEDGAADFVVRGEGEWTTLELLRALLRGERDFSRIDGLTWRDGDGRIIHNPDRERERDLDRFPHIYTVSGEFRIADRHRLLKSLNPFDDYIPGAGFLTSRGCPEQCTFCLDPAVWKRRTRFHSPAYVREVLDYCWEHFTEGERSFYFGDATFALNRPRLRALLETVREVPYAYHIQTRADSLTPEVLRGLRESNFRTVALGAESFDDRVLREVVKKRTTREEILSAARAAREHGLTPILTFIAGLPGESRKSLERTVEILREEGIREATFFPLVVFRGTELYNLFLRTFSEEERESLRLNPWSEEFCFASEDFPTMEELVDYARQLNDAIRA, from the coding sequence ATGGAGAAAGACAGCCTTAACCCGGTGATCATCTCCGACGCCTGGGGGTACGGGCTCCTGGAGACCAAGCCCCATCCCCTCTGGCAGGTGCGCTATGCGGCTATCCGCAACAAGGCCCTGCTGGTCCCGGAATACGGGGCCATGTACATCGCCGCCTTCCTCAAGAAGCATGGCTGGGAACCGCGGGTCCTCAACCTGGTAGCCGACGTCTTCCGGGAGGAATCCTGGTTCCGGGAGCGGGAGGAGGGTCTTCCCGACGACTTCCGCTCCACCGCTCCCGTGGGCGGGGAGGAGGCCCTGGCGCTCATGAGGAAGAACTTGGAAGATTCCCTGCGAGACCTCCAACCCCGGGTGGTTCTCTTTCCCATCTCCATCTACTACATCGCGCTCCATGCCCGGGAGATGCTGCACCGGCTGCGGGAGATGCTCCCCGAGGCTGTCCTGGTGACCGGCGGCATCTACGCCACCCTGCACTCTCAGGAGATCATGGAGGATGGGGCGGCGGACTTCGTGGTCCGAGGAGAGGGAGAGTGGACCACCCTGGAGCTTTTGCGGGCTTTGCTTCGGGGGGAGAGGGATTTTTCCCGCATCGACGGCCTTACCTGGCGGGACGGAGATGGAAGGATCATCCATAACCCGGACCGGGAGAGGGAACGCGACCTGGACCGCTTTCCCCACATCTACACCGTCTCCGGGGAATTCCGCATCGCCGACCGCCACCGCCTCCTCAAGTCCCTGAACCCCTTCGACGATTACATCCCCGGCGCCGGCTTTCTTACCTCGCGGGGATGCCCCGAACAATGCACCTTCTGCTTGGACCCCGCGGTGTGGAAGCGCCGCACCCGCTTCCATTCCCCGGCTTACGTGCGGGAGGTTCTCGATTACTGCTGGGAGCATTTCACGGAGGGGGAGCGCTCCTTCTACTTCGGGGATGCCACCTTCGCCCTTAACCGCCCTCGCCTGCGGGCCCTGCTGGAGACGGTCCGGGAGGTCCCCTACGCCTACCACATCCAGACCCGCGCTGATTCCCTAACGCCGGAGGTGCTGCGGGGCCTCCGGGAGAGCAACTTCCGGACCGTGGCCCTGGGGGCGGAATCCTTCGATGACCGCGTCCTGCGGGAGGTGGTGAAGAAGCGCACCACGCGGGAGGAGATTCTCTCCGCGGCGCGGGCGGCCCGGGAACACGGGCTGACTCCCATCCTGACCTTTATCGCCGGCCTTCCGGGCGAGAGCCGGAAGAGCCTGGAACGCACGGTGGAGATCCTGCGGGAGGAGGGCATCCGGGAAGCCACCTTCTTCCCCCTGGTGGTCTTCCGGGGCACCGAGCTCTATAACCTCTTCCTGCGCACCTTCTCCGAGGAGGAGCGGGAATCCCTGCGCCTCAACCCCTGGTCGGAGGAATTCTGCTTCGCCAGCGAGGATTTCCCCACCATGGAGGAGTTGGTCGATTACGCCCGCCAACTTAACGACGCCATCCGCGCCTGA
- a CDS encoding acyl-CoA dehydrogenase family protein — translation MDFELSPEQKAFFKEVKEFAAKEIAPYTEEYDRKGEFFWEGWKKMADMGLLGLPFPEEYGGSGAGALDTAIAMDAFGAGGGDAGMSLSWGAHTIIGAVPIWVMGTEEQKKKYLPSICSGEKISCFGLTEPDAGSDAASIKTTAVRDGDYYVINGTKMFITNGPIADLCIVMAVTDKEKGGAGISAFIVEKEFGGFEVSKELDKMGNRTSPTAELVFTDCRVPAENLLGAEGEGFYGVGKATLEWERAIMVAPAVGGMEANIERCVEYARERKQFGKPIGKFQAVAFKIAEMKCLLDAARLLVYRVAWMKDQGIPAMMEACVCKLFVTEAAFRVASEAVQIFGGYGYIREYPVERTLRDAKLGTIGAGTSEIQKLIISRLLLGKL, via the coding sequence ATGGACTTCGAGCTCTCTCCGGAACAGAAGGCCTTCTTCAAGGAGGTCAAGGAATTCGCCGCCAAGGAGATCGCCCCCTACACCGAGGAATACGACCGCAAGGGGGAATTCTTCTGGGAGGGATGGAAGAAAATGGCAGACATGGGCCTGCTCGGCCTGCCCTTCCCTGAGGAGTACGGCGGCTCCGGCGCCGGCGCCCTGGACACGGCCATCGCCATGGACGCCTTCGGGGCCGGGGGCGGCGACGCCGGGATGTCCCTCTCCTGGGGCGCCCACACCATAATCGGGGCCGTGCCCATATGGGTGATGGGGACGGAGGAGCAGAAGAAGAAGTACCTCCCGTCCATCTGCAGCGGGGAGAAGATAAGCTGCTTTGGGCTTACCGAGCCCGACGCCGGCTCCGATGCCGCCTCCATTAAGACCACCGCGGTGCGCGACGGCGACTACTACGTCATCAACGGAACTAAGATGTTCATCACCAACGGCCCTATTGCCGACCTGTGCATCGTTATGGCGGTGACGGACAAGGAGAAGGGCGGCGCGGGCATCAGCGCCTTCATTGTGGAGAAGGAGTTCGGCGGTTTCGAGGTGAGCAAGGAGCTGGACAAGATGGGCAACCGCACCTCCCCCACCGCCGAGCTGGTCTTCACCGACTGCCGCGTCCCGGCGGAGAACCTCCTGGGGGCCGAAGGCGAAGGCTTCTATGGAGTGGGCAAGGCCACCCTGGAATGGGAGCGCGCCATCATGGTGGCCCCGGCGGTGGGAGGCATGGAGGCCAACATCGAGCGCTGCGTGGAATACGCCCGGGAACGCAAGCAGTTCGGGAAGCCCATCGGCAAGTTCCAGGCGGTGGCCTTCAAGATAGCCGAGATGAAGTGCCTGCTGGACGCCGCGCGGCTGCTTGTCTACCGGGTGGCCTGGATGAAGGACCAGGGCATCCCGGCCATGATGGAGGCCTGCGTGTGCAAGCTCTTCGTCACCGAGGCCGCCTTCCGGGTGGCCAGCGAGGCGGTGCAGATCTTCGGCGGCTACGGGTACATCCGCGAGTACCCGGTGGAGAGGACTCTGCGGGACGCCAAGCTGGGGACCATCGGGGCGGGCACCTCGGAGATCCAGAAGCTGATCATCAGCCGCCTCCTCCTGGGCAAGCTCTGA